In Mycobacterium stomatepiae, the following are encoded in one genomic region:
- a CDS encoding DUF302 domain-containing protein codes for MTSGLSSRLYTSFEDAVDRTTKALAAQGFGVLTTIDVQATLKQKLGAEMENYLILGACNPGLARRALGAHRQIGQLLPCNVVVRTDPDGDGDAVLVEAMDPQLMVKVTGEPDALREVADEATAKLQAAIGALG; via the coding sequence ATGACATCAGGATTGAGTAGCAGGCTGTACACGTCGTTCGAGGACGCAGTGGACCGGACGACGAAGGCACTGGCCGCCCAGGGTTTCGGCGTGCTGACCACGATCGACGTGCAAGCCACGCTGAAGCAAAAGCTCGGGGCGGAGATGGAGAACTACCTCATCCTCGGCGCGTGCAATCCCGGGCTGGCGCGTCGCGCGCTGGGCGCCCACCGCCAGATCGGTCAGCTCCTGCCGTGCAACGTTGTGGTGCGGACCGACCCCGACGGCGACGGTGACGCGGTTCTGGTCGAGGCGATGGATCCTCAACTCATGGTCAAGGTGACCGGGGAGCCGGACGCCTTGCGTGAGGTCGCGGACGAGGCCACCGCCAAGCTGCAGGCGGCCATCGGCGCATTGGGGTAA
- a CDS encoding MarR family winged helix-turn-helix transcriptional regulator, whose translation MQALRSHPDLVADVFGVVGRFRRQLRRSAGRGFDSTRFTESQSELLWLVSRRPGISVRAAAGELGLVANTASAMVSKLVANGSLIRTVDETDRRACQLRLAEPTQQIVDASRAARRAVLSEVLHQLDGDQIDSLTKGLEVLDIVARRLQERR comes from the coding sequence ATGCAAGCGCTGAGATCACACCCCGACCTGGTCGCCGACGTGTTCGGCGTCGTCGGCCGATTCCGTCGCCAGCTACGCAGGTCCGCCGGTCGGGGATTCGACTCGACGCGGTTCACCGAATCGCAGTCGGAACTGCTCTGGCTGGTCAGCCGGCGGCCGGGGATCTCGGTCCGCGCGGCGGCAGGCGAACTCGGGCTGGTTGCCAACACCGCCTCGGCGATGGTCTCCAAGCTGGTGGCCAACGGCTCGCTGATCCGCACTGTCGACGAGACCGACCGTCGCGCCTGCCAATTACGACTCGCTGAGCCCACCCAGCAGATCGTTGACGCATCGCGGGCCGCCCGGCGTGCGGTGTTGTCCGAGGTGCTGCACCAACTCGATGGCGACCAAATCGACTCTCTGACAAAGGGGTTGGAGGTTCTCGACATCGTGGCCCGCAGATTACAGGAGAGACGATGA
- a CDS encoding metal-sensitive transcriptional regulator, whose protein sequence is MANEVHGSSSPGAGAPGHDPGDIDAVLARLRRAQGQLGGVISMIEQGRGCKDVVTQLAAVSRALDRAGFKIIASGLRDCITPSKDRPVPALTIDELEKLFLSLA, encoded by the coding sequence ATGGCAAATGAAGTTCACGGCAGTTCATCGCCCGGAGCCGGCGCCCCCGGGCACGATCCGGGTGATATCGATGCGGTCCTCGCTCGGCTGCGTCGGGCGCAGGGTCAACTCGGCGGCGTCATCTCGATGATCGAGCAGGGCCGCGGCTGCAAGGACGTCGTTACGCAGCTGGCTGCCGTATCGCGGGCATTGGACCGTGCTGGCTTCAAGATCATCGCCTCCGGTCTGCGGGACTGCATTACGCCGTCGAAGGACCGGCCAGTGCCCGCGCTGACGATCGACGAACTGGAGAAGCTGTTCCTGAGCCTGGCCTGA
- a CDS encoding MaoC family dehydratase: MRTFESVADLAAATGETIGQSDWVTITQEEVNLFADATGDHQWIHVDPERAKDGPFGKTIAHGFMTLSLLPRLQHEMYTVKGIKLAINYGLNKVRFPSPVPVGSKVRATTSLVGVEDLGNGTVQGTMSTTIEVDGSPKPACVAESIIRYIS; encoded by the coding sequence ATGCGTACCTTCGAGTCAGTCGCCGACCTCGCCGCCGCCACGGGCGAGACCATTGGGCAAAGCGACTGGGTGACCATCACTCAGGAAGAGGTCAACCTCTTCGCCGACGCGACCGGTGACCACCAATGGATCCACGTCGACCCGGAACGGGCGAAGGACGGTCCCTTCGGCAAGACCATCGCTCATGGCTTCATGACCCTGTCGCTGCTGCCCCGGTTGCAACACGAGATGTACACCGTCAAGGGCATCAAGCTGGCAATCAACTACGGGCTCAACAAGGTTCGCTTCCCGTCGCCGGTGCCGGTCGGCTCGAAGGTTCGCGCGACGACTTCGCTGGTGGGTGTCGAGGACCTGGGCAACGGCACCGTGCAGGGGACGATGTCGACCACCATCGAGGTAGACGGATCGCCCAAGCCGGCCTGCGTGGCCGAGAGCATCATTCGCTACATCTCTTGA
- a CDS encoding acyl-CoA dehydrogenase family protein codes for MWDFETDPEYQAKLDWVEKFMSEELEPLDHVALDPYDKQNAETMAILRPLQQQVKDQGLWAAHLGPDLGGQGYGQVKLALLNEILGRSRWAPSVFGCQAPDSGNAEILALFGTDEQKARYLQPLLDGEITSCYSMTEPQGGSDPGMFVTGATRDGSGNGDWVINGEKWFSSNAKHASFFIVMAVTKPDARTYDKMSLFIVPGETPGIEIIRNVAVGGESGKHGSHGYVRYNDVRVPADHVLGGEGQAFMIAQTRLGGGRIHHAMRTIALARKAFDMMCERAVSRKTRHGHLADFQMTQEKIADSWIQIEQFRLLVLRTAWLIDKHHDYQKVRRDIAAVKVAMPQVLHDVAQRALHLHGALGVSDEMPFVKMLVAAESLGIADGATELHKMTVARRTLREYTPVTTPFPSAHIPTRRAEAQARLAERLEHSIAEF; via the coding sequence GTGTGGGACTTCGAAACAGACCCGGAATACCAGGCAAAGCTGGACTGGGTCGAAAAATTCATGTCCGAGGAACTCGAACCGCTCGACCACGTCGCCCTCGATCCCTATGACAAGCAGAACGCTGAAACGATGGCGATCCTGCGTCCGCTGCAGCAGCAGGTGAAGGACCAAGGTCTGTGGGCCGCGCATCTAGGGCCCGACCTCGGCGGCCAGGGCTACGGCCAGGTCAAGCTCGCGCTGCTCAACGAGATCCTCGGGCGCTCACGCTGGGCGCCGTCGGTGTTCGGCTGCCAGGCACCGGACTCCGGCAACGCCGAGATCCTCGCGCTGTTCGGCACCGACGAACAGAAGGCCCGCTACCTGCAGCCGCTGCTGGACGGCGAGATCACGTCGTGTTACTCGATGACCGAGCCGCAGGGCGGCTCCGATCCGGGGATGTTCGTGACGGGTGCGACGCGCGACGGCTCAGGAAATGGGGACTGGGTCATCAACGGGGAGAAGTGGTTTTCCAGCAACGCCAAGCACGCGTCTTTCTTCATCGTCATGGCCGTGACGAAGCCCGACGCGCGCACCTACGACAAGATGTCGCTGTTCATCGTCCCGGGCGAGACCCCGGGCATCGAGATCATCCGCAATGTCGCCGTGGGTGGCGAGTCGGGCAAGCACGGCTCACACGGCTACGTCCGTTACAACGACGTCCGGGTGCCGGCCGATCACGTACTGGGCGGTGAAGGCCAGGCCTTCATGATCGCGCAGACCCGACTCGGCGGTGGCCGCATTCACCACGCGATGCGCACAATCGCCCTGGCGCGCAAGGCCTTCGACATGATGTGTGAGCGGGCCGTGTCACGCAAGACCCGGCATGGTCACCTCGCCGACTTCCAGATGACGCAGGAGAAGATCGCCGACAGCTGGATCCAGATCGAGCAGTTCCGGCTGCTGGTGCTGCGCACCGCGTGGCTGATCGACAAACACCACGACTACCAGAAGGTGCGCCGCGATATCGCTGCCGTCAAAGTCGCGATGCCCCAAGTGCTGCACGACGTCGCGCAGCGCGCGCTGCACCTGCACGGCGCACTCGGGGTCTCCGACGAGATGCCGTTCGTGAAAATGCTCGTTGCCGCCGAGTCGCTGGGTATCGCCGACGGCGCTACCGAGTTGCACAAGATGACGGTGGCCCGCCGCACTCTGCGTGAATACACGCCAGTGACAACGCCTTTCCCGTCGGCGCACATCCCGACCCGGCGTGCCGAGGCTCAGGCCCGGCTAGCGGAACGACTGGAGCACTCGATCGCCGAGTTCTGA
- a CDS encoding GNAT family N-acetyltransferase, which translates to MGPQARPARKADLRELSATLSRAFFDDPVMAWIFPNSMTRTTHLTRMFAAMTRHHHLRLGGVEVAHDGGVIGGAALWDPPNRWQESRWAQFAMTPAFLRVFGVRTGMARDIQEMMKREHPEEPHWYLAAIGSDPSVRGQGYGQALMRSRLDRCDAEHCPAYLESSKPENVPYYLRFGFEVTQEMPLPNGGPPLWAMRREPR; encoded by the coding sequence ATGGGCCCCCAGGCACGTCCGGCGCGCAAAGCCGACCTCCGCGAGTTGTCGGCGACCCTGAGCCGGGCCTTCTTCGACGATCCGGTGATGGCCTGGATATTTCCCAACAGCATGACGCGGACCACGCATCTGACCCGGATGTTTGCGGCGATGACCCGTCACCACCATCTACGGCTCGGTGGCGTCGAGGTGGCTCACGACGGAGGTGTCATCGGTGGGGCCGCCCTATGGGATCCGCCCAACCGCTGGCAGGAATCACGCTGGGCGCAGTTCGCGATGACACCGGCCTTCCTGCGGGTGTTCGGCGTGCGCACCGGAATGGCGCGCGACATCCAGGAAATGATGAAGCGTGAGCATCCCGAGGAGCCGCACTGGTATCTGGCCGCCATCGGCAGCGACCCGTCGGTCCGCGGCCAGGGCTATGGGCAGGCGTTGATGCGGTCGCGGCTGGATCGCTGCGATGCCGAGCATTGCCCGGCTTATCTCGAGTCGAGCAAGCCCGAAAACGTGCCCTACTATCTGCGGTTCGGCTTCGAGGTCACCCAGGAGATGCCCCTGCCCAACGGTGGCCCACCGCTGTGGGCGATGCGGCGGGAGCCGCGTTAA
- a CDS encoding flavin reductase family protein, with the protein MFTQRSQTQRRSFAKTFRDRILGSDLVDLLTGPHGVDRYTELVDPTWTQGEARAKVVDVRRTTPRSVTLTLAPNQSFLSANTFKAGQYVNVALDIDGRRHTRCYSPANVEGSSTLELTIGRHGDGSGGGLVSNHLYEQARRGMVVGLSGVGGDFVLPADRPRRILLISGGSGITPVMAMLRTLVVEGHVQNRGGEIAFVHYARTEAEACYRDELSALPGVRVLHGYTRSGSGDLTGRFGPQHLATAMPAPDAVFVCGPTALVDAVREHCENVYTESFVPPAITAPANPSGGRITFADSGVDVVDDGRSLLEQAESAGLTPENGCRMGICHTCTRRKVSGTVRSLTTGAVSTAPDEDIQICVSVPVGDVDLSL; encoded by the coding sequence ATGTTCACTCAAAGAAGTCAGACCCAGCGTCGGAGCTTCGCCAAGACTTTCCGGGACCGCATCCTCGGTTCCGACCTGGTTGACCTGCTCACCGGCCCGCACGGCGTTGACCGCTACACCGAGCTGGTAGACCCAACCTGGACCCAGGGCGAAGCCCGCGCCAAGGTCGTCGATGTGCGCCGCACCACGCCGCGCAGCGTCACACTCACCCTCGCTCCGAACCAGAGCTTCCTGTCCGCTAACACCTTCAAGGCCGGTCAATACGTCAACGTGGCTCTCGACATCGACGGCCGCCGGCATACCCGCTGCTACTCGCCGGCCAACGTCGAGGGCAGCTCGACTCTCGAGCTGACGATCGGCCGCCATGGAGACGGTTCAGGAGGCGGCCTGGTGTCCAACCACCTCTACGAGCAGGCCCGCCGCGGCATGGTGGTCGGGCTGTCCGGTGTCGGCGGCGACTTCGTCTTGCCGGCCGACCGCCCGCGGCGGATTCTTCTCATCTCCGGCGGCAGCGGCATTACGCCCGTCATGGCCATGCTGCGCACGCTGGTCGTCGAGGGTCACGTGCAAAACCGGGGGGGCGAAATCGCATTCGTCCACTACGCCCGTACCGAAGCCGAGGCCTGCTACCGCGACGAACTGAGCGCGCTGCCCGGGGTGCGGGTGCTGCACGGTTACACCCGATCGGGCTCCGGTGACCTGACCGGCCGGTTCGGGCCGCAGCACCTGGCCACCGCGATGCCCGCACCGGATGCGGTATTCGTCTGCGGCCCAACCGCTTTGGTCGATGCCGTACGCGAGCACTGCGAGAACGTGTACACCGAAAGCTTCGTGCCGCCGGCGATCACCGCTCCGGCCAACCCGTCGGGCGGCCGAATCACGTTCGCGGACAGTGGTGTTGACGTCGTCGACGACGGTCGCTCGCTGCTGGAACAGGCCGAATCGGCCGGCTTGACGCCGGAGAACGGATGCCGGATGGGCATCTGTCACACCTGCACGCGCCGGAAGGTCTCCGGCACCGTGCGCAGCCTCACCACCGGCGCGGTCTCGACCGCCCCGGACGAAGACATCCAAATCTGCGTCTCCGTACCCGTGGGCGACGTGGATCTCTCGCTGTAA
- a CDS encoding TetR family transcriptional regulator, translating into MNGRTPSSRPHRSSRERSRESPSREERKEATRRAIIAAALKLLQDRSFSALSLREVTREVGIVPAAFYRHFESMEALGLVLIDESFRSLRDTLRDARAGKLDPSRVIESSVEILVGSVADRREHWRLIGRERNSGLSVLRYAIRTEIRLITSELATDLARFPGLNAWSTEDLNVLATLFVNSMIVIAEAIEDAQTAEALEDIRRIAVKQLRMIAIGIAGWHSSP; encoded by the coding sequence GTGAACGGTCGTACTCCTAGCTCACGGCCGCACCGTTCCAGCCGCGAGCGCTCCCGTGAAAGTCCCTCCCGTGAAGAGCGCAAAGAGGCAACTCGGCGCGCCATCATCGCCGCTGCTCTCAAGCTGCTGCAGGACCGCAGCTTTTCCGCCCTGAGCCTGCGTGAGGTGACCCGCGAGGTCGGGATCGTCCCGGCGGCGTTCTATCGGCACTTCGAGTCGATGGAGGCCCTCGGGCTCGTCCTCATCGACGAGTCATTCCGCAGCTTGCGCGATACCCTGCGCGACGCGCGGGCCGGCAAGCTCGACCCGAGCCGGGTGATCGAGTCGTCCGTCGAGATACTGGTCGGCAGCGTCGCCGATCGACGCGAGCACTGGCGGCTGATCGGCCGCGAACGCAACAGCGGGCTGAGCGTGCTGCGCTACGCGATCCGCACCGAGATCCGGCTGATCACCTCCGAGCTGGCGACCGACCTGGCCCGGTTCCCGGGACTCAATGCCTGGAGCACCGAGGACCTCAACGTCCTGGCGACCCTGTTCGTCAACTCGATGATCGTGATCGCCGAGGCGATCGAAGACGCCCAGACGGCCGAGGCGCTCGAAGACATCCGTCGTATCGCCGTCAAGCAACTGCGGATGATCGCGATCGGTATCGCCGGCTGGCACAGCAGTCCTTAA